One window of Vespa velutina chromosome 2, iVesVel2.1, whole genome shotgun sequence genomic DNA carries:
- the LOC124946496 gene encoding BRISC complex subunit FAM175B-like isoform X1 produces the protein MADGDLLVNISGAALSLLLYENVRNVGDQMGFLLGEIVEYIVKKFTDSDNQVDIKRHINIETVVTCSMPDILHDSTGRIDKEKLKDFLSYKSKQVIGWFRFRHNSCLVPTLRDKLLHKQFASHFSSSHGYKEDFFVTCLLSSSVSNTSGTHKFRHVLLRRRRGSYYRTFEPISLKISSLRDGEPSLDGSDYKLTPQTRSIGEIDTFTKIIQSLKLNLTQIPGIESATIIEKEAEKYLNTLIPKVCESDREVFELEKQIGELRNKIRLQNLAKTKINGNSDSTKLNYDPDKNSSYEENNLSSEKTDAPGKIYEDDQLYKYHSLTDESSDNRPGSTRTVHTESVSKEKLKIGLNTDTQNSQTRDPFTTSMVSNAKLDMVGSTLKRNKCSTNMISEISRQSITMGDQIESGIGRGSPKYGQDLLKARRGSGLRHNSERNIGESSEQSSIKHTIQNQQQSPIYEETSKRNIDKRNFSDMSDTH, from the exons ATGGCGGACGGCGATTTACTCGTTAATATTTCGGGCGCtgctctttctttattactttACGAAAATGTACGCAACGTCGGAGATCAG ATGGGCTTTCTACTCGGTGAAATAGTTGAGTATATTGTTAAAAAGTTCACGGATTCTGACAATCAAGTGGATATTAAAAGACATATTA atATTGAAACTGTTGTGACATGCTCTATGCCAGATATTTTGCATGATTCGACCGGTAGAATCGATAAAGAGAAGTTGAAAGATTTCTTGTCTTATAAAAGCAAACAAGTTATTGGATGGTTTAGATTTAGACACAACTCTTGCTTGGTACCTACTTTAAGGGATAAACTTTTGCACAAACAGTTTGCTTCGCACTTCTCTAGTAGTCATGGTTATAAAGAGGATTTCTTTGTCACGTGTCTATTGTCCTCTTCTGTGTCAAATACAAGCGGAACTCATAAATTTAGACACGTCCTTTTGAGACGTAGAAGagg ATCATATTATAGGACATTTGAACCAATATCCTTGAAGATAAGTAGTTTAAGGGATGGCGAACCTTCGCTTGATGGTTCAGATTATAAACTTACCCCTCAAACAAGATCGATAGGAGAGATTGATACATTtactaaaataatacaatCGCTCAA ATTAAATCTTACACAAATACCTGGCATTGAATCTGCAactattatagaaaaagaagctgaaaaatatttaaatacgttAATCCCAAAAGTTTGCGAATCCGATCGTGAAGTTTTTGAATTGGAAAAGCAAATAGGAGAACTCAGGAATAAAATACGCTTGCAGAACTTAGCTAAGACAAAAATTAATGGTAATTCGGATTCGACTAAGTTGAATTATGATCCtgataaaaatagtagttaCGAAGAGAACAATTTATCATCAGAAAAAACAGATGCTCCTGGTAAAATCTACGAAGATGACCAACTATACAAGTACCATTCTTTAACA GATGAATCAAGTGACAACCGACCAGGTAGTACAAGAACTGTTCATACAGAAAGTGTGTCCAAGGAAAAGCTGAAAATAGGATTAAATACAGACACGCAGAACAGTCAAACTCGTGATCCATTTACTACAAGCATGGTTTCGAATGCAAAGTTAGATATGGTTGGAAgcacattaaaaagaaacaaatgttcAACTAATATGATTTCTGAGATCTCGAGACAATCAATAACTATGGGAGATCAGATTGAAAGTGGCATTGGTAGAGGTAGTCCAAAATATGGACAAGATTTATTAAAAGCTAGACGAGGATCAGGATTACGTCATAACagtgaaagaaatataggaGAATCCTCGGAACAGTCTTCGATAAAGCATACTATTCAAAATCAGCAACAATCTCCTATTTATGAAGAaacttcaaaaagaaatatcgacaAGCGCAATTTTTCAGATATGTCAGATACTCATTGA
- the LOC124946496 gene encoding BRISC complex subunit FAM175B-like isoform X2: protein MADGDLLVNISGAALSLLLYENVRNVGDQMGFLLGEIVEYIVKKFTDSDNQVDIKRHINIETVVTCSMPDILHDSTGRIDKEKLKDFLSYKSKQVIGWFRFRHNSCLVPTLRDKLLHKQFASHFSSSHGYKEDFFVTCLLSSSVSNTSGTHKFRHVLLRRRRGTFEPISLKISSLRDGEPSLDGSDYKLTPQTRSIGEIDTFTKIIQSLKLNLTQIPGIESATIIEKEAEKYLNTLIPKVCESDREVFELEKQIGELRNKIRLQNLAKTKINGNSDSTKLNYDPDKNSSYEENNLSSEKTDAPGKIYEDDQLYKYHSLTDESSDNRPGSTRTVHTESVSKEKLKIGLNTDTQNSQTRDPFTTSMVSNAKLDMVGSTLKRNKCSTNMISEISRQSITMGDQIESGIGRGSPKYGQDLLKARRGSGLRHNSERNIGESSEQSSIKHTIQNQQQSPIYEETSKRNIDKRNFSDMSDTH from the exons ATGGCGGACGGCGATTTACTCGTTAATATTTCGGGCGCtgctctttctttattactttACGAAAATGTACGCAACGTCGGAGATCAG ATGGGCTTTCTACTCGGTGAAATAGTTGAGTATATTGTTAAAAAGTTCACGGATTCTGACAATCAAGTGGATATTAAAAGACATATTA atATTGAAACTGTTGTGACATGCTCTATGCCAGATATTTTGCATGATTCGACCGGTAGAATCGATAAAGAGAAGTTGAAAGATTTCTTGTCTTATAAAAGCAAACAAGTTATTGGATGGTTTAGATTTAGACACAACTCTTGCTTGGTACCTACTTTAAGGGATAAACTTTTGCACAAACAGTTTGCTTCGCACTTCTCTAGTAGTCATGGTTATAAAGAGGATTTCTTTGTCACGTGTCTATTGTCCTCTTCTGTGTCAAATACAAGCGGAACTCATAAATTTAGACACGTCCTTTTGAGACGTAGAAGagg GACATTTGAACCAATATCCTTGAAGATAAGTAGTTTAAGGGATGGCGAACCTTCGCTTGATGGTTCAGATTATAAACTTACCCCTCAAACAAGATCGATAGGAGAGATTGATACATTtactaaaataatacaatCGCTCAA ATTAAATCTTACACAAATACCTGGCATTGAATCTGCAactattatagaaaaagaagctgaaaaatatttaaatacgttAATCCCAAAAGTTTGCGAATCCGATCGTGAAGTTTTTGAATTGGAAAAGCAAATAGGAGAACTCAGGAATAAAATACGCTTGCAGAACTTAGCTAAGACAAAAATTAATGGTAATTCGGATTCGACTAAGTTGAATTATGATCCtgataaaaatagtagttaCGAAGAGAACAATTTATCATCAGAAAAAACAGATGCTCCTGGTAAAATCTACGAAGATGACCAACTATACAAGTACCATTCTTTAACA GATGAATCAAGTGACAACCGACCAGGTAGTACAAGAACTGTTCATACAGAAAGTGTGTCCAAGGAAAAGCTGAAAATAGGATTAAATACAGACACGCAGAACAGTCAAACTCGTGATCCATTTACTACAAGCATGGTTTCGAATGCAAAGTTAGATATGGTTGGAAgcacattaaaaagaaacaaatgttcAACTAATATGATTTCTGAGATCTCGAGACAATCAATAACTATGGGAGATCAGATTGAAAGTGGCATTGGTAGAGGTAGTCCAAAATATGGACAAGATTTATTAAAAGCTAGACGAGGATCAGGATTACGTCATAACagtgaaagaaatataggaGAATCCTCGGAACAGTCTTCGATAAAGCATACTATTCAAAATCAGCAACAATCTCCTATTTATGAAGAaacttcaaaaagaaatatcgacaAGCGCAATTTTTCAGATATGTCAGATACTCATTGA
- the LOC124946501 gene encoding Hermansky-Pudlak syndrome 1 protein homolog isoform X2, with the protein MKGILIFDNLNDVLFTKCDKKFAFHIQKLARAQGLITENKNTDDIDPKPCPNIIMQLFSPIVTSQYAMASQFGNSYTSMKCQDGTNMVFDEYMGYTFIYVGIEEIELMKRTLGICVSIVRHVCGPDVTILKSSRQKVHLVSSLLDAWVELRGSEQSILTEAVEQLSVNADLASVILKVLNDACDKLKGQSEFSNIHVLLLVKQKFLSLYSSKNAHDLCASDILLMILMCWVINHKKQIDNETDRNDDDNDDILLPHNNSSKEEEAKPFGAKLSNPTLEDITNLFRGSRESSLSEDLHSLIHDGLYSQIILLGSEHDYTANAVHVFEIDDGIYLVTIIEVTNLATSSGLYDTFHYLNIINGLQLQRDIDELRPAFDSLDASIKKGLDGIKKNRANVNNDVDMCQRRLQVKWEFVKKKYTELLKSRDPESILQIESNTSGFTDTVKELFRLTCFDRNFLKQGVDVLTTVGRLVRQKLNDFSDFLKVKALKNFTLGSRTSLTINKYLEEFPGLVHFIYIDRTTHRLTAPTLDFTNSETLALTTKKIWNMVKQSRMHLQEGHLSVMWKDTTFNYAYFLWFEDNSGSPLKLKVYLNHLMKNFPVPGILCGDYYRKLAEACFPKLSPNKIRIYELYCVHLGLATSSCVLEHSRRLAATIWEVTGVPNNPADIL; encoded by the exons atgaagggtattttaatatttgacaATCTCAATGATGTATTATTCACTAAATGCGATAAGAAATTTGCATTTCACATACAAAAATTAGCTAGAGCACAAGGATTAATAACTGAGAATAAG aatACTGATGATATTGATCCAAAACCATgtccaaatattattatgcaaTTATTTTCACCAATAGTTACTTCTCAATATGCCATGGCTTCACAATTTGGTAATTCTTATACATCTATGAAATGTCAAGATGGTACAAATATGGTATTTGATGAATACATGggatatacatttatttacgttggtatagaagaaatagaattaatGAAGAGAACTTTAGGTATATGTGTTTCAATAGTTCGACATGTTTGTGGACCAGACGTTACAAT ATTAAAATCAAGTAGGCAAAAGGTCCATTTGGTTTCATCTTTATTAGATGCATGGGTAGAATTACGTGGTTCTGAACAAAGTATATTGACAGAAGCTGTAGAACAATTATCCGTTAATGCAGATTTAGCATCTGTCATTTTAAAAGTTCTTAATGATGCTTGCGACAAATTAAAAGGGCAATCTGAGTTTTCAAATATACACGTTCTATTActtgtaaaacaaaaatttttatccttatacTCTAGTAAAAATGCTCACGATTTATGCGCatcagatattttattaatgatattaatgtgttgggttattaatcataaaaaacaaattgacAACGAAACAGATCGAAATgatgatgacaatgatgataTTCTATTACCACATAATAATTCttctaaagaagaagaagcaaaaccATTCGGTGCTAAACTATCAAATCCAACTTTGgaagatattacaaatttattta GAGGATCAAGAGAATCTTCTTTAAGCGAAGATCTTCATTCTTTAATACATGACGGTTTATACAGCCAAATAATACTCCTTGGATCTGAACATGATTATACTGCAAATGCTGTTCATGTTTTTGAAATAGACGATGGTATTTATCTTGTAACCATAATAGAAGTGACAAACTTAGCCACATCGTCTGGATTATATGACACATtccattatttaaatattataaatggtTTACAACTTCAAAGAGATATTGATGAATTAAGACCAGCATTCGATAGTCTTGACGCATCTATAAAGAAAGGTTTAgatggaattaaaaaaaatcgagcCAATGTTAATAACGACGTTGATATGTGCCAAAGAAGATTGCAAGTAAAATGGGaatttgtgaaaaagaaatatacagaaCTTTTAAAATCTAGGGATCCAGAATCAATTCTTCAAATCGAATCCAATACATCTGGCTTTACAGATActgtaaaagaattatttcgtttaacatgtttcgatagaaattttttaaaacaagGCGTTGATGTATTAACAACAGTGGGCCGTTTGGTGCGCCAAAAACTGAACGATTTCAGTGATTTTCTTAAAGTAAAGGCACTGAAGAACTTCACTCTTGGATC GAGAACTTCCCTAACCATCAACAAATATCTAGAAGAATTTCCAGGCTTGGtgcattttatatacatagatagaacAACTCACAGATTAACAGCACCAACATTAGACTTTACCAATTCTGAAACTCTTGCCCTTACTACAAAAAAG ATTTGGAATATGGTGAAGCAAAGTAGAATGCATCTGCAAGAAGGACATTTATCAGTTATGTGGAAAGATACAACATTTAATTATGCTTACTTTTTATGGTTCGAAGATAATTCG GGATCTCCACTTAAATTGaaagtttatttaaatcatttgatgaaaaattttccagTACCTGGTATACTTTGTGGGGACTATTATAG GAAACTGGCTGAAGCGTGTTTTCCTAAATTATCTCCAAATAAAATTAGGATCTATGAATTATACTGTGTACATTTAGGATTGGCTACCTCATCTTGCGTTTTGGAGCACTCCAGAAGACTTGCAGCTACTATATGGGAAGTTACAGGTGTACCAAACAATCCTGctgatattttgtaa
- the LOC124946501 gene encoding Hermansky-Pudlak syndrome 1 protein homolog isoform X1 translates to MKGILIFDNLNDVLFTKCDKKFAFHIQKLARAQGLITENKNTDDIDPKPCPNIIMQLFSPIVTSQYAMASQFGNSYTSMKCQDGTNMVFDEYMGYTFIYVGIEEIELMKRTLGICVSIVRHVCGPDVTILKSSRQKVHLVSSLLDAWVELRGSEQSILTEAVEQLSVNADLASVILKVLNDACDKLKGQSEFSNIHVLLLVKQKFLSLYSSKNAHDLCASDILLMILMCWVINHKKQIDNETDRNDDDNDDILLPHNNSSKEEEAKPFGAKLSNPTLEDITNLFRGSRESSLSEDLHSLIHDGLYSQIILLGSEHDYTANAVHVFEIDDGIYLVTIIEVTNLATSSGLYDTFHYLNIINGLQLQRDIDELRPAFDSLDASIKKGLDGIKKNRANVNNDVDMCQRRLQVKWEFVKKKYTELLKSRDPESILQIESNTSGFTDTVKELFRLTCFDRNFLKQGVDVLTTVGRLVRQKLNDFSDFLKVKALKNFTLGSYPFLKILNAIQSTRTSLTINKYLEEFPGLVHFIYIDRTTHRLTAPTLDFTNSETLALTTKKIWNMVKQSRMHLQEGHLSVMWKDTTFNYAYFLWFEDNSGSPLKLKVYLNHLMKNFPVPGILCGDYYRKLAEACFPKLSPNKIRIYELYCVHLGLATSSCVLEHSRRLAATIWEVTGVPNNPADIL, encoded by the exons atgaagggtattttaatatttgacaATCTCAATGATGTATTATTCACTAAATGCGATAAGAAATTTGCATTTCACATACAAAAATTAGCTAGAGCACAAGGATTAATAACTGAGAATAAG aatACTGATGATATTGATCCAAAACCATgtccaaatattattatgcaaTTATTTTCACCAATAGTTACTTCTCAATATGCCATGGCTTCACAATTTGGTAATTCTTATACATCTATGAAATGTCAAGATGGTACAAATATGGTATTTGATGAATACATGggatatacatttatttacgttggtatagaagaaatagaattaatGAAGAGAACTTTAGGTATATGTGTTTCAATAGTTCGACATGTTTGTGGACCAGACGTTACAAT ATTAAAATCAAGTAGGCAAAAGGTCCATTTGGTTTCATCTTTATTAGATGCATGGGTAGAATTACGTGGTTCTGAACAAAGTATATTGACAGAAGCTGTAGAACAATTATCCGTTAATGCAGATTTAGCATCTGTCATTTTAAAAGTTCTTAATGATGCTTGCGACAAATTAAAAGGGCAATCTGAGTTTTCAAATATACACGTTCTATTActtgtaaaacaaaaatttttatccttatacTCTAGTAAAAATGCTCACGATTTATGCGCatcagatattttattaatgatattaatgtgttgggttattaatcataaaaaacaaattgacAACGAAACAGATCGAAATgatgatgacaatgatgataTTCTATTACCACATAATAATTCttctaaagaagaagaagcaaaaccATTCGGTGCTAAACTATCAAATCCAACTTTGgaagatattacaaatttattta GAGGATCAAGAGAATCTTCTTTAAGCGAAGATCTTCATTCTTTAATACATGACGGTTTATACAGCCAAATAATACTCCTTGGATCTGAACATGATTATACTGCAAATGCTGTTCATGTTTTTGAAATAGACGATGGTATTTATCTTGTAACCATAATAGAAGTGACAAACTTAGCCACATCGTCTGGATTATATGACACATtccattatttaaatattataaatggtTTACAACTTCAAAGAGATATTGATGAATTAAGACCAGCATTCGATAGTCTTGACGCATCTATAAAGAAAGGTTTAgatggaattaaaaaaaatcgagcCAATGTTAATAACGACGTTGATATGTGCCAAAGAAGATTGCAAGTAAAATGGGaatttgtgaaaaagaaatatacagaaCTTTTAAAATCTAGGGATCCAGAATCAATTCTTCAAATCGAATCCAATACATCTGGCTTTACAGATActgtaaaagaattatttcgtttaacatgtttcgatagaaattttttaaaacaagGCGTTGATGTATTAACAACAGTGGGCCGTTTGGTGCGCCAAAAACTGAACGATTTCAGTGATTTTCTTAAAGTAAAGGCACTGAAGAACTTCACTCTTGGATCATATCcttttttaaaa atcCTTAATGCTATACAATCTACGAGAACTTCCCTAACCATCAACAAATATCTAGAAGAATTTCCAGGCTTGGtgcattttatatacatagatagaacAACTCACAGATTAACAGCACCAACATTAGACTTTACCAATTCTGAAACTCTTGCCCTTACTACAAAAAAG ATTTGGAATATGGTGAAGCAAAGTAGAATGCATCTGCAAGAAGGACATTTATCAGTTATGTGGAAAGATACAACATTTAATTATGCTTACTTTTTATGGTTCGAAGATAATTCG GGATCTCCACTTAAATTGaaagtttatttaaatcatttgatgaaaaattttccagTACCTGGTATACTTTGTGGGGACTATTATAG GAAACTGGCTGAAGCGTGTTTTCCTAAATTATCTCCAAATAAAATTAGGATCTATGAATTATACTGTGTACATTTAGGATTGGCTACCTCATCTTGCGTTTTGGAGCACTCCAGAAGACTTGCAGCTACTATATGGGAAGTTACAGGTGTACCAAACAATCCTGctgatattttgtaa
- the LOC124946501 gene encoding Hermansky-Pudlak syndrome 1 protein homolog isoform X3, translating to MKGILIFDNLNDVLFTKCDKKFAFHIQKLARAQGLITENKNTDDIDPKPCPNIIMQLFSPIVTSQYAMASQFGNSYTSMKCQDGTNMVFDEYMGYTFIYVGIEEIELMKRTLGICVSIVRHVCGPDVTILKSSRQKVHLVSSLLDAWVELRGSEQSILTEAVEQLSVNADLASVILKVLNDACDKLKGQSEFSNIHVLLLVKQKFLSLYSSKNAHDLCASDILLMILMCWVINHKKQIDNETDRNDDDNDDILLPHNNSSKEEEAKPFGAKLSNPTLEDITNLFRGSRESSLSEDLHSLIHDGLYSQIILLGSEHDYTANAVHVFEIDDGIYLVTIIEVTNLATSSGLYDTFHYLNIINGLQLQRDIDELRPAFDSLDASIKKGLDGIKKNRANVNNDVDMCQRRLQVKWEFVKKKYTELLKSRDPESILQIESNTSGFTDTVKELFRLTCFDRNFLKQGVDVLTTVGRLVRQKLNDFSDFLKVKALKNFTLGSSLTINKYLEEFPGLVHFIYIDRTTHRLTAPTLDFTNSETLALTTKKIWNMVKQSRMHLQEGHLSVMWKDTTFNYAYFLWFEDNSGSPLKLKVYLNHLMKNFPVPGILCGDYYRKLAEACFPKLSPNKIRIYELYCVHLGLATSSCVLEHSRRLAATIWEVTGVPNNPADIL from the exons atgaagggtattttaatatttgacaATCTCAATGATGTATTATTCACTAAATGCGATAAGAAATTTGCATTTCACATACAAAAATTAGCTAGAGCACAAGGATTAATAACTGAGAATAAG aatACTGATGATATTGATCCAAAACCATgtccaaatattattatgcaaTTATTTTCACCAATAGTTACTTCTCAATATGCCATGGCTTCACAATTTGGTAATTCTTATACATCTATGAAATGTCAAGATGGTACAAATATGGTATTTGATGAATACATGggatatacatttatttacgttggtatagaagaaatagaattaatGAAGAGAACTTTAGGTATATGTGTTTCAATAGTTCGACATGTTTGTGGACCAGACGTTACAAT ATTAAAATCAAGTAGGCAAAAGGTCCATTTGGTTTCATCTTTATTAGATGCATGGGTAGAATTACGTGGTTCTGAACAAAGTATATTGACAGAAGCTGTAGAACAATTATCCGTTAATGCAGATTTAGCATCTGTCATTTTAAAAGTTCTTAATGATGCTTGCGACAAATTAAAAGGGCAATCTGAGTTTTCAAATATACACGTTCTATTActtgtaaaacaaaaatttttatccttatacTCTAGTAAAAATGCTCACGATTTATGCGCatcagatattttattaatgatattaatgtgttgggttattaatcataaaaaacaaattgacAACGAAACAGATCGAAATgatgatgacaatgatgataTTCTATTACCACATAATAATTCttctaaagaagaagaagcaaaaccATTCGGTGCTAAACTATCAAATCCAACTTTGgaagatattacaaatttattta GAGGATCAAGAGAATCTTCTTTAAGCGAAGATCTTCATTCTTTAATACATGACGGTTTATACAGCCAAATAATACTCCTTGGATCTGAACATGATTATACTGCAAATGCTGTTCATGTTTTTGAAATAGACGATGGTATTTATCTTGTAACCATAATAGAAGTGACAAACTTAGCCACATCGTCTGGATTATATGACACATtccattatttaaatattataaatggtTTACAACTTCAAAGAGATATTGATGAATTAAGACCAGCATTCGATAGTCTTGACGCATCTATAAAGAAAGGTTTAgatggaattaaaaaaaatcgagcCAATGTTAATAACGACGTTGATATGTGCCAAAGAAGATTGCAAGTAAAATGGGaatttgtgaaaaagaaatatacagaaCTTTTAAAATCTAGGGATCCAGAATCAATTCTTCAAATCGAATCCAATACATCTGGCTTTACAGATActgtaaaagaattatttcgtttaacatgtttcgatagaaattttttaaaacaagGCGTTGATGTATTAACAACAGTGGGCCGTTTGGTGCGCCAAAAACTGAACGATTTCAGTGATTTTCTTAAAGTAAAGGCACTGAAGAACTTCACTCTTGGATC TTCCCTAACCATCAACAAATATCTAGAAGAATTTCCAGGCTTGGtgcattttatatacatagatagaacAACTCACAGATTAACAGCACCAACATTAGACTTTACCAATTCTGAAACTCTTGCCCTTACTACAAAAAAG ATTTGGAATATGGTGAAGCAAAGTAGAATGCATCTGCAAGAAGGACATTTATCAGTTATGTGGAAAGATACAACATTTAATTATGCTTACTTTTTATGGTTCGAAGATAATTCG GGATCTCCACTTAAATTGaaagtttatttaaatcatttgatgaaaaattttccagTACCTGGTATACTTTGTGGGGACTATTATAG GAAACTGGCTGAAGCGTGTTTTCCTAAATTATCTCCAAATAAAATTAGGATCTATGAATTATACTGTGTACATTTAGGATTGGCTACCTCATCTTGCGTTTTGGAGCACTCCAGAAGACTTGCAGCTACTATATGGGAAGTTACAGGTGTACCAAACAATCCTGctgatattttgtaa